In Pseudomonas sp. ADAK18, a single window of DNA contains:
- a CDS encoding Asp/Glu racemase: protein MLKPYRIGQIVPSSNTTMETEIPAMLAARQLIRPERFTFHSSRMRMKQVRKEELAAMDGESDRCAVELSDAKVDVLGYACLVAIMAMGLGYHRNSEQRLRKATADNDGNAPVITSAGALIEGLKVMGAKRIAIVAPYMKPLTELVVDYIREEGFEVVDWRALEIPDNLEVARHDPANLPAIVAGMNLEGVDVIVLSACVQMQSLPVVAKVEAQTGKPVLTAAIATTYAMLKALDLEPIVPGAGALLSGAY, encoded by the coding sequence ATGCTCAAGCCTTACCGCATCGGCCAGATCGTGCCGAGCTCCAACACCACCATGGAAACCGAGATTCCGGCGATGCTCGCGGCACGCCAGTTGATCCGCCCGGAACGTTTCACTTTTCACTCCAGCCGTATGCGCATGAAGCAGGTGCGCAAGGAAGAACTGGCGGCGATGGATGGCGAATCCGACCGTTGCGCCGTTGAACTGTCCGATGCCAAGGTCGACGTGCTGGGCTACGCCTGCCTGGTGGCGATCATGGCCATGGGTCTGGGTTACCACCGCAACTCCGAACAGCGCCTGCGCAAGGCCACCGCCGATAACGACGGCAACGCCCCGGTAATCACCAGTGCCGGTGCGTTGATCGAAGGCTTGAAAGTAATGGGTGCCAAACGCATCGCTATCGTCGCACCCTACATGAAGCCTCTGACCGAACTGGTGGTGGATTACATCCGCGAAGAAGGCTTTGAAGTGGTGGACTGGCGCGCCCTGGAGATCCCTGACAACCTCGAAGTGGCCCGCCATGACCCGGCGAACCTGCCGGCCATCGTCGCTGGCATGAACCTGGAAGGCGTCGACGTTATCGTTTTGTCAGCCTGCGTGCAGATGCAGTCGCTGCCGGTGGTGGCCAAGGTTGAAGCACAAACTGGCAAGCCGGTGCTCACCGCCGCTATCGCCACCACCTACGCCATGCTCAAGGCCCTGGACCTGGAACCTATCGTTCCCGGCGCCGGCGCCTTGTTGTCGGGTGCTTACTGA
- a CDS encoding N-carbamoylsarcosine amidohydrolase: MSEQSADANYQGVWGNRIGFGKKAALLMIDFMQGYTTEGAPLFAPGVVSAVAESAELLASARRHGITVVHTNIRYHPGHFADGGIWVKKAPVMKDMVEGNPLAAFCTEVLPRDDEVVISKQYASAFFGSSLAPMLHAQGIDTVVLAGCSTSGCIRATAVDAVQHGFRTIVVRECVGDRHSAPHEANLFDIDSKYGDVVSKQEAMSTFRER, from the coding sequence ATGAGCGAACAATCCGCCGACGCCAACTACCAGGGTGTGTGGGGCAATCGCATCGGCTTCGGCAAAAAAGCCGCGCTGCTGATGATCGATTTCATGCAGGGCTACACCACCGAAGGCGCACCGCTGTTTGCACCGGGTGTGGTGAGTGCCGTGGCTGAAAGCGCTGAATTGCTGGCCAGCGCACGGCGCCACGGGATTACGGTGGTGCACACCAATATCCGCTACCATCCCGGCCATTTCGCCGACGGCGGCATCTGGGTGAAAAAGGCCCCGGTGATGAAAGACATGGTCGAGGGCAATCCCCTCGCTGCGTTCTGCACCGAGGTGTTGCCCCGGGACGATGAAGTGGTCATCAGCAAACAGTACGCCAGTGCATTTTTCGGCAGCAGCCTGGCCCCAATGCTGCACGCCCAAGGCATCGACACCGTGGTGCTGGCCGGCTGTTCCACCAGCGGCTGCATTCGCGCGACCGCCGTGGATGCGGTGCAGCATGGTTTTCGCACCATCGTCGTGCGCGAATGCGTCGGCGACCGGCACTCGGCGCCCCACGAAGCGAACTTGTTTGATATCGACAGCAAGTATGGCGACGTGGTGAGCAAGCAGGAGGCGATGAGTACTTTCAGGGAGCGGTAA
- a CDS encoding MFS transporter has protein sequence MPIANAAPATTLADPIHALYHKITWKLIPFLCFCYLAAYLDRINIGFAKLQMLDQLQFSETAFGLGAGLFFVGYIIFEVPSNLVLEKVGAKIWIARIMITWGLLSACTMLVTSTTQFYILRFLLGAAEAGFLPGVLYYLTTWFPTYRRGRIIALFMIGLPLSSVIGGPLSGWIMGHFDHMGGLRGWQWLFLIEAVPSVLLGIWTFWALPNNYQQAKWLSPQEKSLLESELRKDDADGAGSKHSFRDGFFNLKVWMLGGIDFSILLSAYAMGFWMPTFIRNAGIIDTFHIGILTALPSVAALLGMLLIGASSDKHRERRWHIIVPFFVGAAAMATSTFFTHNVVATVALFAIASAAIIGAVPVFFSLPATFLKGTAAATGFALACSVANIAGLVSNSLMGVAIDVTGSSAGALWFFAGCLILSSFLVIALPAKLVNR, from the coding sequence ATGCCCATTGCGAATGCAGCACCGGCGACCACCCTCGCCGACCCGATCCACGCGCTCTACCACAAGATCACCTGGAAACTGATTCCCTTCCTGTGTTTCTGCTACCTGGCCGCGTACCTGGACCGGATCAATATCGGCTTCGCCAAACTGCAAATGCTCGACCAGTTGCAGTTCAGCGAAACCGCCTTCGGCCTCGGCGCCGGCCTGTTCTTTGTCGGTTACATTATCTTCGAAGTACCGAGCAACCTGGTGCTGGAAAAGGTCGGCGCGAAGATCTGGATCGCCCGCATCATGATCACCTGGGGCCTGCTATCGGCCTGCACCATGCTGGTCACCTCCACCACCCAGTTCTACATCCTGCGCTTCCTGCTCGGCGCCGCCGAAGCCGGGTTCCTGCCGGGGGTGCTGTATTACCTGACCACTTGGTTCCCCACCTACCGCCGGGGCCGGATTATCGCCCTGTTCATGATCGGTCTGCCGCTGTCCAGCGTGATTGGCGGGCCGTTGTCCGGGTGGATCATGGGCCATTTCGACCATATGGGTGGCCTGCGTGGCTGGCAGTGGCTGTTCCTGATAGAAGCGGTGCCCAGCGTATTGCTCGGCATCTGGACCTTCTGGGCGCTGCCCAACAACTACCAACAAGCCAAATGGCTTTCGCCGCAAGAAAAATCCTTGCTGGAAAGCGAGCTGCGCAAAGACGACGCCGACGGTGCCGGCAGCAAGCACAGCTTCCGTGACGGCTTCTTCAACCTCAAGGTGTGGATGCTCGGTGGCATCGACTTCTCGATCCTGCTCAGCGCCTACGCCATGGGCTTCTGGATGCCCACCTTCATCCGCAACGCCGGGATCATCGACACCTTCCACATCGGTATCCTCACCGCGCTGCCAAGCGTTGCCGCGCTACTGGGCATGCTGCTGATCGGCGCCAGCTCCGACAAGCACCGCGAGCGGCGCTGGCACATCATCGTGCCGTTCTTCGTAGGCGCCGCCGCCATGGCCACCAGTACGTTCTTCACCCACAACGTCGTTGCCACCGTGGCCCTGTTTGCGATTGCCTCAGCGGCAATCATTGGCGCTGTCCCGGTATTTTTCAGTCTGCCGGCGACCTTTCTCAAAGGCACCGCCGCCGCTACCGGTTTCGCCTTGGCCTGTTCCGTGGCGAACATCGCAGGCCTGGTGAGCAACTCGTTGATGGGGGTGGCGATCGACGTCACCGGCAGCAGTGCCGGCGCCCTGTGGTTTTTCGCCGGCTGCCTGATTCTCAGTAGCTTCCTGGTGATCGCCTTGCCGGCGAAACTGGTGAATCGTTGA
- a CDS encoding MalY/PatB family protein gives MSFDFDTPHSRLGTGSTKWSRYPQDVLPMWIADMDIAAPPAVLAALHQRLDQQILGYSVACDKVREAIVADLWAKYAWRVQPDELLFLPGVEPGFNMALHAFVQPGQPVVLQTPNYRPLRLAPGNWNLPKIEVPFELSAEGEYLTPLPALRQALTGAGALLLSNPHNPIGKVFPREELLAVATACLDQGALIISDEIHAELCFDGRRHIPTASLSPEIARHTITLMSASKAYNVAGLKTCFAVVQDPVIRERFNNARCGMVDSVSPLGLEATRAAYSQCGDWLEALVKYLQANRDYLLNAVQTRLPGIVMHAPQGTYLAWLDCSALGLDDPQQFFLEQAKVGLSAGLEFGDDSQQFVRLNFGCPRSMLEEGLQRMERSLQGV, from the coding sequence ATGAGCTTTGATTTCGACACGCCCCACTCCCGCCTCGGCACCGGCAGCACCAAGTGGAGTCGCTACCCGCAAGACGTCCTGCCGATGTGGATTGCCGACATGGATATCGCCGCGCCGCCGGCAGTTCTGGCGGCGTTGCACCAGCGCCTGGACCAGCAAATCCTCGGTTACAGCGTGGCGTGCGACAAGGTACGCGAGGCTATCGTGGCCGACCTGTGGGCCAAGTACGCCTGGCGTGTGCAGCCCGATGAACTGCTGTTTTTGCCCGGTGTAGAGCCGGGCTTCAATATGGCCCTGCATGCCTTTGTCCAACCAGGGCAGCCGGTGGTGTTGCAAACCCCCAACTATCGTCCGTTGCGCTTGGCACCCGGCAATTGGAACCTGCCGAAGATCGAGGTGCCGTTCGAACTGAGCGCCGAGGGTGAATACCTCACACCCCTACCGGCCCTGCGCCAGGCGCTGACCGGTGCCGGTGCGCTGCTGTTGAGCAACCCCCACAACCCGATCGGCAAGGTGTTCCCTCGGGAAGAATTGCTGGCGGTGGCCACGGCTTGCCTGGACCAGGGTGCGCTGATCATCTCCGATGAAATCCATGCCGAACTGTGCTTCGACGGCCGCCGGCATATCCCCACCGCGAGCCTGAGCCCCGAGATCGCCCGACACACCATCACCCTGATGTCAGCGAGCAAGGCTTATAACGTCGCCGGGCTGAAAACCTGCTTTGCGGTGGTCCAGGATCCGGTCATCCGCGAACGCTTCAATAATGCCCGCTGCGGCATGGTCGACAGCGTCAGCCCGTTGGGCCTGGAAGCCACGCGAGCGGCCTACAGCCAATGCGGGGACTGGTTGGAGGCGCTGGTCAAGTACCTGCAAGCCAACCGTGATTACCTGTTGAATGCGGTGCAAACCCGCCTTCCGGGCATCGTGATGCATGCCCCTCAAGGCACGTACCTGGCGTGGCTGGATTGCAGCGCCCTGGGCCTGGATGATCCGCAACAGTTTTTCCTGGAACAGGCCAAGGTCGGCCTCAGTGCCGGCCTGGAGTTTGGCGATGACAGCCAGCAATTTGTGCGTTTGAACTTCGGTTGCCCGAGGTCGATGCTCGAAGAAGGGTTGCAGCGCATGGAGCGCAGTCTTCAGGGCGTGTAG
- a CDS encoding molybdopterin-binding protein: MTIKAINVRNQFKGVIKEILLGEVVSEIDVQTASGIVTSVITTRSVRDLELKVGSEVIAFVKSTEVSIAKL; this comes from the coding sequence ATGACCATTAAAGCGATCAACGTGCGCAACCAATTCAAAGGCGTGATCAAGGAAATCCTGCTCGGTGAAGTGGTGTCCGAGATTGACGTGCAAACGGCGTCCGGCATTGTTACTTCAGTTATCACTACCCGCTCGGTGCGGGACCTGGAATTGAAGGTGGGCAGTGAGGTGATTGCATTTGTGAAGTCGACCGAAGTCTCCATCGCCAAGTTGTGA
- a CDS encoding aliphatic sulfonate ABC transporter substrate-binding protein codes for MKPFANLFLGACALAFSLQSQAAETAPAEVHLDYAYYSPVSLVLKHFGWLEQALPQTKVGWVLSQGSNRSLEYLNSGGVDFASSASLSAVLSRANGSPIKSIYVYSRAEWTALVVRKDSPYQSVTDLKGKKIAATKGTDPYLFTLRSLQKAGLTKDDVELVHLQHPDGRTALEKGDVDAWAGLDPHMAASEIQAGSRLLYRNKDFNSYGVVSVTERYAKEHPQTIATVLGAYEKARDWSVKHPDELAKLLADESGLPLEVAKLQLSRTDLSSPLLTAQDIVSSKAAAPILVSEELVRRGVNVDQVIDQLIDNPFGQALAHP; via the coding sequence ATGAAGCCTTTCGCCAACCTATTCCTGGGCGCCTGCGCCCTTGCCTTCAGCCTGCAATCCCAGGCCGCTGAAACCGCACCCGCCGAAGTCCATCTGGACTACGCCTATTACTCCCCCGTCAGCCTGGTGCTCAAGCATTTCGGCTGGTTGGAACAGGCCTTACCCCAGACCAAGGTTGGCTGGGTGTTGAGCCAAGGCAGCAACCGCTCCCTGGAGTACCTCAACAGCGGCGGCGTCGATTTTGCGTCCTCGGCCAGTCTTTCTGCGGTGTTAAGCCGGGCCAATGGCAGCCCGATCAAATCGATTTACGTGTACAGCCGCGCAGAGTGGACTGCCCTCGTAGTACGCAAGGACTCGCCGTACCAAAGCGTCACCGACCTCAAGGGCAAAAAAATCGCCGCCACCAAGGGCACCGATCCGTACCTGTTTACCCTGCGCAGCCTGCAAAAGGCCGGGCTGACCAAGGACGATGTGGAGTTGGTGCACTTGCAGCACCCGGACGGTCGCACCGCGCTGGAGAAAGGCGATGTCGATGCCTGGGCCGGACTCGACCCACATATGGCGGCCAGCGAGATCCAGGCTGGTTCTCGCCTGCTGTATCGCAACAAGGATTTCAACAGTTACGGCGTAGTCAGTGTGACCGAGCGCTATGCCAAGGAACATCCGCAGACTATCGCCACGGTGCTGGGCGCCTATGAAAAAGCCCGGGACTGGTCGGTAAAACACCCCGATGAGTTGGCGAAACTGCTGGCCGACGAGTCCGGCCTGCCCCTGGAAGTGGCCAAGCTGCAACTGTCGCGCACTGACTTGAGCAGCCCATTGCTGACGGCCCAGGATATTGTTTCGTCGAAGGCGGCCGCACCGATCCTGGTGTCCGAGGAATTGGTCCGTCGCGGGGTAAATGTTGATCAGGTTATCGACCAGTTGATCGACAACCCATTCGGCCAGGCTCTGGCTCATCCATAA
- a CDS encoding ABC transporter permease has protein sequence MTSKLKSLSIDLPLATPSPTNRSAWPRRLKGLALPVLIIVLLEVIVRIGWLPSYQMPAPSEIAVTLTELAEGALWKHISASLLRVGLGFAIGASLALVFAAWVGLSREAEAYLEPTFAGLRSIPSLAWVPLLLLWLGIDETSKIVLIAIGAFFPVYLNGVAAIRDIDRKLVEVGQMYGFNRRRLVRRILLPAALPGLFTGLRSGLSLAWMFLVAAELIAATKGLGYLLSDGRETSRPDIVLAAIIVLALLGKISDGLLAALEKRCLAWRDTFNGQGAGD, from the coding sequence ATGACTAGCAAACTCAAATCCCTGTCCATCGACTTGCCCCTGGCCACACCATCGCCGACCAACCGCAGTGCCTGGCCGCGCCGACTCAAGGGCCTGGCATTACCAGTGCTGATCATCGTGCTGCTGGAGGTGATCGTGCGCATCGGCTGGCTGCCGTCCTACCAGATGCCTGCGCCCAGCGAGATCGCCGTCACCCTCACGGAACTCGCCGAAGGCGCCTTGTGGAAGCACATCAGCGCCAGCCTGTTACGGGTCGGGCTCGGGTTCGCCATCGGTGCCAGCCTGGCCCTGGTGTTTGCGGCCTGGGTTGGTTTGAGCCGTGAAGCCGAGGCCTACCTGGAACCCACCTTCGCAGGCCTGCGCTCGATCCCGAGCCTGGCCTGGGTGCCCTTGTTGTTGCTGTGGCTGGGGATCGATGAAACCTCGAAAATCGTCCTGATCGCCATCGGCGCATTCTTTCCGGTGTACCTCAATGGCGTGGCGGCAATTCGCGACATCGACCGCAAACTGGTGGAGGTCGGGCAGATGTATGGCTTCAATCGCCGCCGCCTGGTGCGACGGATTCTCTTGCCCGCTGCCCTGCCCGGCCTGTTTACCGGATTGCGCAGCGGCCTGAGCCTGGCCTGGATGTTCCTGGTGGCGGCCGAACTGATTGCCGCCACCAAAGGCTTGGGTTATCTGCTCAGCGACGGTCGGGAAACCTCACGACCAGACATCGTGCTGGCCGCGATCATCGTCCTCGCCCTACTGGGCAAGATCAGCGACGGCCTGCTGGCGGCCCTGGAAAAACGCTGCCTGGCCTGGCGTGACACCTTCAACGGCCAAGGCGCCGGAGACTGA
- a CDS encoding ABC transporter ATP-binding protein, which produces MSEPLLDIRVERKSFAGTTVLTNIHLTLQPRETVSLLGPSGCGKSTLLRIIAGLEKDFQGELLRAGGEVAFVFQEPRLMPWLTVEQNIGFSDDQHYDKAWVTQLIDEVGLSGFAQALPKALSGGMAQRVAIARGLYSRPHVLLLDEPFSAVDAFTRMKLQDLLLQLADHHAIALLLVTHDVDEALYLSDRVLVMDNRPSSIRQELTVELAHPRDRRDPLLARLKVLSLTELQRAHVI; this is translated from the coding sequence ATGAGCGAACCACTACTGGATATTCGCGTGGAGCGTAAAAGCTTCGCCGGCACCACCGTATTGACCAATATCCACCTGACCTTGCAACCAAGGGAAACCGTGAGCCTGCTGGGCCCCAGTGGCTGTGGCAAAAGCACCTTGCTGCGGATCATCGCCGGTCTGGAAAAAGACTTTCAGGGCGAGCTACTTCGCGCTGGCGGTGAGGTGGCGTTCGTCTTTCAAGAACCGCGTTTGATGCCATGGCTGACCGTCGAACAGAACATCGGCTTCAGTGACGATCAGCACTATGACAAAGCCTGGGTTACGCAACTGATCGACGAAGTCGGCCTCAGCGGTTTCGCCCAAGCCTTGCCCAAGGCCCTGTCCGGCGGCATGGCCCAGCGCGTCGCCATCGCCCGCGGCCTTTACTCACGCCCCCACGTCCTGCTGCTGGACGAACCCTTCAGCGCAGTGGATGCCTTTACCCGCATGAAGCTGCAAGACCTGTTGCTGCAACTGGCCGATCACCACGCCATTGCCCTCTTGCTGGTGACACACGATGTGGACGAAGCGCTGTACCTGAGTGATCGGGTATTGGTGATGGATAACCGGCCCAGCAGCATTCGCCAGGAACTGACGGTGGAGTTGGCACATCCACGGGATAGACGCGACCCGCTGCTGGCCCGGCTCAAGGTGCTGAGCTTGACCGAGTTGCAGCGGGCACATGTGATTTAG
- a CDS encoding TonB-dependent receptor: MPVVPPSPLRPLWRLSLLLSLSASPLFVAVSWAEDAARRSYEVPAGNLGTALTRFAGLAGVNLSVDPALVSGHNSAGIWGEFAVEEGFSRLLQGSGLQLQAVGDRAYTLIPAPESGTYQLPATSILGVGNTPVAETYAGDQVTRKGAQGMLGEADFLDTPFNQTSYTAKAVKNLQARTLGEMVASDPSVRITNPAGGRFEQFSVRGFSLFNSDVSYGGLYGVLPTYAIDMEMVERVDILKGPGSLLGGIAPRGSVGGTINIEPKRATDVPITEFTGSYASAGQFGGAVDIGRRFGDEQEFGVRFNGVKQSGDTEWDHQSVDREMAVIGLDLRKERVRLSLDLGRQERTADAPQERVEIAKGSVMPKAEDIRRNFAQAWTYAHTKDTFGAVRGEFDVNDSLMVYASAGARKGNYDFLRHGVQSTQSNGDFTVVPRSFRRDEEVKTVTVGARSWFNTGPVGHTINVSLNRFNMDFDNAGERYTPGKSNLYNPVVLPKPGKAVRFDTSTHTEDRFTSLALADTLSFLDDRVLLTLGARLQKVEVTSWSNGVKDQPEYDEQALSPALGLVVKITDQFSLYSNYMEGLSQGETAPSSGVNNENAIFPPTKSKQVEVGAKYDMGSFGMTASVFRIKQPAYGIDEQNNFKPNGELRNQGVELSVFGEPVEHVRLLGGVMLLDSEQTKTAQGLTDGKRGTGSPISNINLGAEWDIERLHGLTLTARAIHTGSQYLDPANEQKIDSWNRYDLGARYAFKLDDKQITLRATVENVLNTTYWASAATSSDSAPGLTLSTPRTWLVSATVGF; encoded by the coding sequence ATGCCCGTCGTCCCGCCATCGCCATTGCGCCCGTTGTGGCGCTTGAGTCTGCTGCTGAGCCTGAGTGCCAGCCCGTTATTTGTTGCTGTGAGCTGGGCCGAGGACGCGGCCCGACGCAGCTATGAGGTGCCGGCCGGCAACCTGGGCACTGCCTTGACCCGGTTTGCCGGGTTGGCCGGCGTCAATCTGTCGGTGGACCCAGCCCTGGTCAGCGGCCATAACAGCGCCGGGATCTGGGGCGAGTTTGCCGTGGAAGAGGGGTTTTCCCGGTTGCTCCAGGGTTCCGGCCTGCAATTACAGGCGGTGGGGGATCGTGCCTACACCCTGATCCCGGCGCCGGAAAGCGGTACCTACCAATTGCCCGCGACGTCGATTCTCGGTGTTGGCAACACGCCGGTGGCTGAAACCTACGCCGGCGATCAAGTCACCCGCAAAGGCGCCCAGGGCATGTTGGGCGAGGCCGACTTCCTGGACACGCCCTTCAACCAGACGTCCTATACCGCCAAGGCCGTGAAAAACCTGCAGGCGCGGACCCTCGGCGAGATGGTCGCCAGCGATCCTTCGGTGCGTATCACCAACCCGGCAGGCGGGCGTTTCGAGCAGTTTTCCGTGCGTGGTTTCAGTCTGTTCAACAGTGATGTGTCCTACGGCGGCCTGTACGGCGTGCTGCCGACCTATGCCATCGACATGGAAATGGTTGAGCGCGTCGACATCCTCAAAGGCCCGGGTTCCTTGCTCGGCGGCATTGCGCCACGGGGCAGCGTCGGCGGCACTATCAATATCGAACCCAAGCGCGCCACCGACGTACCGATCACCGAATTTACCGGCAGCTATGCCTCGGCCGGGCAGTTTGGCGGCGCAGTCGACATTGGCCGGCGGTTTGGTGACGAGCAGGAATTTGGCGTGCGTTTCAACGGCGTGAAACAGTCCGGTGATACCGAGTGGGACCACCAGAGCGTCGATCGGGAAATGGCGGTAATCGGCCTGGATTTGCGCAAGGAGCGAGTGCGTCTGTCCCTTGACCTCGGTCGTCAGGAACGCACCGCCGATGCCCCTCAGGAACGGGTCGAGATCGCCAAGGGTAGCGTGATGCCCAAGGCCGAGGACATCCGCCGCAACTTCGCCCAGGCCTGGACCTATGCCCATACCAAGGACACCTTTGGCGCGGTGCGCGGCGAATTTGATGTCAACGACTCGTTGATGGTCTATGCCTCGGCGGGGGCGCGCAAAGGCAACTATGACTTCCTGCGCCATGGGGTGCAGAGCACCCAAAGTAACGGTGATTTCACGGTTGTACCGCGCAGTTTTCGCCGTGATGAAGAGGTCAAAACCGTCACAGTCGGTGCTCGCAGCTGGTTCAATACCGGGCCGGTAGGGCATACGATCAACGTCAGCCTGAACCGCTTCAACATGGATTTCGACAACGCTGGCGAGCGCTATACACCAGGCAAAAGCAACCTTTACAACCCGGTTGTACTGCCTAAACCCGGCAAGGCGGTGCGCTTCGATACCAGCACCCACACCGAAGACCGCTTCACCAGCCTGGCGCTGGCCGACACCCTGAGTTTTCTCGACGATCGCGTGCTGTTGACCTTGGGCGCGCGTTTGCAAAAGGTCGAGGTGACGTCGTGGAGCAACGGGGTGAAGGACCAGCCGGAATACGACGAGCAAGCACTGTCGCCTGCGTTGGGACTGGTGGTGAAGATCACCGATCAGTTCTCGCTCTACAGCAACTACATGGAAGGTTTGAGCCAGGGCGAGACGGCACCCTCAAGCGGGGTCAATAATGAAAACGCGATCTTCCCACCGACCAAAAGCAAGCAGGTGGAAGTCGGTGCCAAGTACGACATGGGCAGCTTCGGCATGACCGCCAGTGTGTTCCGCATCAAGCAGCCGGCGTATGGCATCGATGAACAGAACAACTTCAAGCCCAACGGTGAATTGCGTAACCAGGGCGTGGAGTTGAGTGTATTCGGCGAGCCGGTTGAGCACGTGCGTTTGCTCGGTGGCGTGATGTTGCTGGACAGCGAGCAAACCAAGACGGCTCAGGGCCTGACCGACGGCAAGCGCGGCACCGGTTCGCCCATCTCCAACATCAACCTCGGTGCCGAGTGGGACATCGAACGCCTGCACGGCCTGACGCTCACCGCACGCGCCATTCACACCGGTTCACAGTACCTGGACCCGGCCAACGAACAGAAGATCGACAGCTGGAACCGCTATGACCTCGGCGCACGCTACGCCTTCAAACTGGACGATAAGCAGATCACCCTGCGCGCCACCGTGGAGAACGTGTTGAACACTACGTATTGGGCTTCGGCGGCCACTTCATCCGACAGCGCCCCGGGGTTGACCTTGTCGACGCCGCGCACATGGCTGGTGTCAGCGACGGTGGGGTTCTGA
- a CDS encoding FecR domain-containing protein, giving the protein MTEPSTQVREVARAAAQWLALLESGSATERDHAGLQRWRDGHSSHEQAWQKAQLLRQRFAELPQALAMASLDRPQPGRRAVLKRALGVVAVVPAAWLLSRQLPIDVWRADLHTATGERKRVQLAEGSRLQLNTASAVDVDWAQRRLTLVEGELALKVPGDAALRVQTRYGQVSVGEADVCVRQLSSGCRVSVYKGTVQVRDLRGQDSIVQAGQQVHLLTTGLGVMTRFDTQTLGWQDGVLTAQDQPLGDFLRELERYRPGVLRWDPALEPLRVTGSFRLEDTDRILALLASTLPLQVQSRTRYWVTLMPSKKRA; this is encoded by the coding sequence GTGACAGAGCCTTCTACGCAAGTGCGTGAGGTCGCTCGCGCAGCCGCGCAGTGGTTAGCGTTGCTTGAATCGGGCAGTGCCACCGAGCGCGATCATGCCGGTTTGCAGCGATGGCGGGACGGCCATTCCAGTCACGAACAGGCGTGGCAAAAGGCGCAATTACTGCGCCAACGCTTTGCCGAATTGCCCCAGGCCTTAGCCATGGCCAGCCTGGACCGCCCGCAACCGGGACGACGTGCCGTGCTCAAGCGCGCCCTGGGTGTGGTGGCCGTGGTGCCGGCGGCGTGGTTGCTCAGTCGGCAATTGCCGATCGATGTTTGGCGCGCCGACCTGCACACCGCCACGGGTGAGCGTAAACGTGTGCAACTGGCAGAGGGCAGTCGCCTGCAGCTCAATACGGCCAGTGCAGTGGATGTTGATTGGGCGCAACGACGGCTGACGCTGGTGGAAGGTGAGCTGGCGTTGAAGGTGCCGGGTGACGCGGCGTTGAGGGTGCAGACGCGTTATGGGCAAGTCAGTGTTGGTGAAGCGGATGTCTGTGTGCGCCAACTGTCCTCCGGGTGCCGGGTGTCGGTCTACAAAGGTACGGTGCAGGTGCGCGATTTACGTGGGCAGGACTCGATCGTGCAAGCCGGGCAACAAGTGCACCTGCTGACCACGGGCCTAGGGGTGATGACGCGGTTCGACACGCAGACACTGGGCTGGCAGGACGGTGTCCTGACGGCGCAGGACCAGCCATTGGGGGACTTCCTGCGTGAGCTTGAGCGTTATCGCCCGGGTGTATTGCGCTGGGATCCGGCCCTTGAGCCGTTGCGGGTGACCGGCAGTTTTCGCCTGGAAGACACGGATCGCATTCTTGCCTTGCTGGCTTCGACCCTGCCGTTGCAAGTGCAATCGCGTACGCGCTATTGGGTGACGTTGATGCCGAGTAAAAAACGTGCCTGA
- a CDS encoding sigma-70 family RNA polymerase sigma factor, translating to MNDAVMPTHLPESSLHTLYRDHRSWLESWLRRRLGNAWDAADLSQDTFLRVLASAQPIAQLQEPRAYLVTVGKRLLVNFHQRRSLEQAYLNALARLPEDCVPSPEQRWLLLETLQALDELLDGLAPMVRRAFLWSQLEGLAYREIAERLKVSERTVKRYMAHAYEHCLLVEL from the coding sequence ATGAATGATGCTGTAATGCCGACGCACCTCCCTGAGTCCAGTCTCCATACCTTGTACCGTGATCATCGCAGCTGGCTCGAAAGCTGGCTGCGGCGGCGGTTGGGCAATGCCTGGGATGCGGCCGACCTGAGTCAGGATACTTTTCTGCGGGTACTCGCCAGCGCCCAGCCGATCGCGCAATTACAGGAACCACGAGCCTACCTGGTGACGGTTGGCAAGCGTCTGCTGGTCAATTTTCATCAACGGCGCAGCCTGGAGCAGGCTTATCTGAATGCCTTGGCACGCTTGCCTGAGGACTGTGTGCCGTCCCCCGAGCAGCGTTGGTTGCTGTTGGAAACCCTGCAGGCCCTGGATGAGTTGCTCGATGGACTGGCGCCGATGGTCAGGCGGGCGTTTCTCTGGAGCCAACTGGAAGGCCTGGCTTATCGGGAGATTGCCGAGCGGCTCAAGGTGTCCGAGCGTACGGTAAAACGCTACATGGCCCACGCGTATGAGCATTGCTTGCTGGTGGAGCTGTGA